The following proteins are co-located in the Arctopsyche grandis isolate Sample6627 chromosome 3, ASM5162203v2, whole genome shotgun sequence genome:
- the LOC143909842 gene encoding uncharacterized protein LOC143909842 isoform X2: MGVLKNLALFFFILVLYSQTTGGNPLPCIAAPAPCNKGSSSGTAAAAAAADAAGSSGRKGGSSAAAAAAAAASGSSGCGGSSAAAAAAAAAGSGGGSGSSAAAAAAAASGSGGGGGSSAAAAAAAASGSSGGSKSGSAAAAAAAAAASGSSGKGSSSAAAAAAAASSGGSRGGSAAAAAAAAAAGGSGGGGSSAAAAAAAASGSGRGGGSSAAAAAAAASGSSGGSKSGSAAAAAAAAAASGSSGKGSSSAAAAAAAASSGGSRGGSAAAAAAAAAAGGSGGGGSSAAAAAAAASGSGRGGGSSAAAAAAAAAGSGGGGGSSAAAAAAAASGSGRGGGSSAAAAAAAASGSGRGGGSSAAAAAAAAAGSGGGGGSSAAAAAATASGSGRGGGSSAAAAAAAAAGSGRGGGSSAAAAAAAASGSSRGGGSSAAAAAAAAAGSGGGGGSSAAAAAAAASSGGSGSSSAAAAAAAAGSGRGGGSSAAAAAASAAGSGSGGASAAAAAAAALDLVEEVEVVQQQPQPPQLDQVEEVEVVQQQPQPLQLDQVEEVEVVQQQPPPPQLDQVEEVEVVQQQPPPPPQLDQVEEVEVVQQPPPPHLVQVEEVEVVQQQPPPPQLDQVEEVEVVQQPPPPPPPLVRVEEVEVVQQQPQPPQLDQVEEVEVVQQQPQPPQLDQVEEVEVVQQQPQPLQLDQVELQPQPPPPLPPDLVASHRVDKVRALIILEITFVKEVIEINIATNRVACLVLQPLQLLRLLTQMIHQLLLQPQPRAVQVMAAPVQQLRLRVHLVLMMTVALAQHLLLRVQVLVINLGKVVANLVVAAHPIQMIALVILGVIVKAILGISIIRKMKTNNATIMMKHKANTILRHVQTKDPLNVPSFKKSKYS, encoded by the exons ATGGGTGTGCTGAAAAATCTCGCCCTGTTCTTCTTTATCCTCGTCCTTTACTCACAG ACTACTGGCGGCAATCCACTTCCATGTATTGCAGCTCCAGCTCCATGTAACAAAGGTTCCAGTAGTGGAACAGCTGCGGCAGCAGCTGCTGCAGACGCAGCTGGTTCAAGTGGACGTAAAGGAGGCAGTTCAGCAGCGGCCGCTGCAGCGGCCGCCGCTTCTGGATCAAGCGGATGTGGTGGAAGTAGTGCTGCAGCAGCCGCAGCCGCCGCAGCTGGATCAGGAGGAGGAAGTGGAAGTAGTGCAGCAGCAGCCGCAGCCGCCGCATCTGGATCAGGTGGAGGAGGTGGAAGTAGTGCAGCAGCAGCCGCCGCCGCCGCATCTGGATCATCTGGAGGTAGTAAAAGTGGTTCAGCAGCAGCCGCAGCCGCAGCCGCCGCCGCTTCAGGATCAAGTGGTAAAGGAAGCAGTTCAGCAGCAGCAGCCGCCGCCGCTGCGTCAAGTGGAGGTAGTAGAGGTGGTTCAGCAGCAGCGGCAGCCGCTGCCGCCGCAGCTGGAGGAAGTGGAGGAGGTGGAAGTAGTGCAGCAGCAGCCGCCGCCGCCGCATCTGGTTCAGGTAGAGGAGGTGGAAGTAGTGCAGCAGCAGCCGCCGCCGCCGCATCTGGATCATCTGGAGGTAGTAAAAGTGGTTCAGCAGCAGCCGCAGCCGCAGCCGCCGCCGCTTCAGGATCAAGTGGTAAAGGAAGCAGTTCAGCAGCAGCAGCTGCCGCCGCTGCGTCAAGTGGAGGTAGTAGAGGTGGTTCAGCAGCAGCGGCAGCCGCTGCCGCCGCAGCTGGAGGAAGTGGAGGAGGTGGAAGTAGTGCAGCAGCAGCCGCCGCCGCCGCATCTGGTTCAGGTAGAGGAGGTGGAAGTAGTGCAGCAGCAGCCGCCGCCGCCGCAGCTGGATCAGGTGGAGGAGGTGGAAGTAGTGCAGcagccgccgccgccgccgcctcTGGTTCGGGTAGAGGAGGTGGAAGTAGTGCAGCAGCAGCCGCCGCCGCCGCATCTGGTTCAGGTAGAGGAGGTGGAAGTAGTGCAGCAGCAGCCGCCGCCGCCGCAGCTGGATCAGGTGGAGGAGGTGGAAGTAGTGCAGCAGCCGCCGCCGCCACCGCCTCTGGTTCGGGTAGAGGAGGTGGAAGTAGTGCAGCAGCAGCCGCAGCCGCCGCAGCTGGATCAGGTAGAGGAGGTGGAAGTAGTGCAGcagccgccgccgccgccgcctcTGGTTCGAGTAGAGGAGGTGGAAGTAGTGCAGCAGCAGCCGCAGCTGCCGCAGCTGGATCAGGTGGAGGAGGTGGAAGTAGTGCAGCAGCAGCCGCCGCCGCTGCATCAAGTGGAGGAAGTGGAAGTAGTTCAGCAGCAGCCGCAGCCGCCGCAGCTGGATCAGGTAGAGGAGGTGGAAGTAGTGCAGCAGCAGCCGCAGCCTCCGCAGCTGGATCGGGTTCAGGTGGAGCTTCAGCCGcagccgccgccgccgccgct CTGGATCTGGTAGAGGAGGTGGAAGTAGTTCAGCAGCAGCCGCAGCCGCCGCAGCTGGATCAGGTGGAGGAGGTGGAAGTAGTTCAGCAGCAGCCGCAGCCGCTGCAGCTGGATCAGGTAGAGGAGGTGGAAGTAGTGCAGCAGCAGCCGCCGCCGCCGCAGCTGGATCAGGTGGAGGAGGTGGAAGTAGTTCAGCAGcagccgccgccgccgccgcagCTGGATCAGGTGGAGGAGGTGGAAGTAGTGCAGCAGCCGCCGCCGCCGCATCTGGTTCAGGTAGAGGAGGTGGAAGTAGTGCAGCAGCAGCCGCCGCCGCCGCAGCTGGATCAGGTGGAGGAGGTGGAAGTAGTGCAGcagccgccgccgccgccgccgcctcTGGTTCGGGTAGAGGAGGTGGAAGTAGTGCAGCAGCAGCCGCAGCCGCCGCAGCTGGATCAGGTGGAGGAGGTGGAAGTAGTTCAGCAGCAGCCGCAGCCGCCGCAGCTGGATCAAGTGGAGGAAGTGGAAGTAGTTCAGCAGCAGCCGCAGCCGCTGCAGCTGGATCAGGTGGAGCTTCAGCCGCAGCCGCCGCCGCCGCTGCCTCCAGATCTGGTGGCGAGTCATCGGGTGGACAAAGTTCGAGCTCTGATAATTCTCGAGATTACCTTTGTAAAAGAAGTAATCGAGATCAATATAGCAACCAATCGAGTGGCGTGTCTAGTTCTGCAGCCGCTGCAGCTGCTGCGGCTTCTGACTCAGATGATACATCAGCTGCTGCTGCAGCCGCAGCCGCGTGCAGTGCAAGTGATGGCAGCGCCAGTGCAGCAGCTGCGGCTGCGAGTGCATCTGGTTCTGATGATGACGGTGGCTCTAGCGCAGCATCTGCTGCTTCGAGTTCAAGTTCTAGTAATAAATCTGGGAAAAGTAGTAGCAAATCTGGTAGTGGCAGCTCATCCAATTCAGATGATAGCTCTAGTAATTCTTGGAGTGATAGTCAAAGCGATTCTTGGAATAAGTATTATTCGCAAGATGAAGACAAACAATGCAACAATTATGATGAAACACAAGGCTAATACAATCCTGAGACATGTACAAACTAAAGATCCATTAAATGTACCaagttttaaaaaatctaaatattcttAA